Genomic DNA from Acipenser ruthenus chromosome 4, fAciRut3.2 maternal haplotype, whole genome shotgun sequence:
CATTTTTGCAAAAATCTGGAAATTGAGGGGTCGCCGCGAAATTCACCTATTTAGTGGCCAGTGCATACTGGACTAGTACGGAGACCTAATTTAaactactgcacaccgcaagcggcgcaaactacgtatcttaattctgtagataggctcagttttttatattatgttttaaTGAGCCTATCAGagcatctgtactggcttttttgtgatctgtactgtacagtaggaggtgggacaaagtcagtgctgcattgttttgatttaggttgctaaaatttagttttcagcattggaggtaaaataccaaaaatggacgacaaagcaaaaacagCCAAATATATTTCGGTTGAGGAGTGTGTCAagaaatttcccaaagaaactttacatgcagatggaggtaaattgTTAAGCACATCCtgtaatgtgactttggagaaaatacaatcgatcgctatttagcttcacaatcacacattaaatgaaagGCTACAACGgaggctgctaaacagaacgtaaaacaaataacagctttcagaaaacaaactcgAGCAGACAATAactattcctgtcggttgtagccaagttaaatcagcactacaggtacaatctagcacagctacctcggttcaaacaacctgctgcttactttttaaacacagttggaattttagacccaaatatgcatgttttctttcttttgactcaGTACTAATAAAATTAATTCCTGAGTAAGACAAACAACATGACCACAAATGTGCTACGTATAtggcctttattaaagaatgctaGATGCCCTTGAGTAACccagttttgggactgtttctaatcgacttccacatctgtataacttggcaaagcattgccttacacttccaacatattcagtggatgcagaacgtgcagtctcattgtatgggcaagtcttcacaccacagcgacagagaatgtcggcatgTGGTCCCAGACTGTCTTTGTTGCTGTAGGAACTGTGTATCATACCTGTTGGTCATGGTGACCATGTGCTCCAAGAGGTTATCAGTGATGAAAAACTGGAAAAAACAGCAGTATCCACCTTTGGACCTGGAGTACCAATAAAGCGTGGTATGTCCAGTTGTACATTTCTGGATCTCTCACAGGCTGTTCCGTGGAAGAGGGGGAATCCTCTTCAGTGACATCACTGGGGGTGTCAGTGGGGTAAAAGTCACTGCCAGTCAGATGGAATCAGACCAGGGTCTGACTGAGTCACTGTCAGTTTCCATCATCATCCTTGCCACCCCCTGTGTGCGGAACCTTTTGCGTGCCATTTTGCtgaaatttaatttacagtatttactgtaatataTAGCAATCAATTAAATAAACTTCACACAATAGCAaataaaactgtaataataataaatatgatatAGATTTGTTAGAACAAGTAGTGGGAATTAAATGTAGTTATCTACCAGCTACAAAAATTCTGAAATGAACTGTGACAGTGTTGGCAAATTATTTAAGAAATAATatttcaaaccaaaaaaaaaaaaaaaaagagaaatgtattAGAATTCTGAAAAGAACATTGACCTCTGATTCCTTCAGTGTTATAGCAATCTCGATCCGCTCAACTCACACCACGACACAGAGAGTGATGAAAGATTAGCTACAGTTACCAGACAGTAATTGAATTCTAGACAAAACAAAAAGGACACATCTTATAGGCCAATTTTTATTGATGGAATGTTTGGTACACCATTGACATATTTCGAAAGACACtaaactctctcacacacatccTAAAATTTTAGAAGCGATTAGTCACTCACAATCTGCAGGGCAATGCCATTGAACAGTGTTCGGTACAATATAGGGCACCCTGCAGCATTCAATATCGATCGAtttagttctgaaaataactgttgaaaaataagaaagtttgccAAAAATAGCTCTTCGGGTCTGCTAAATGTTGTAGCCATCAGGATTTGCCCAGATCAAAGCACAATCCTATAGAAATACAGACCTGACTTCCTGGATTTCAGACTGAACAACAAGGATAAATCCTATAGGCCAGTTTAAGCATCAATCATGATGCATGATTTGATAGACGTGACTGGTGCACTATTCACACGTTTTGAGAGACTAAACCCTCCCACACATGTCCTACAATTCTGGAAACAATTGGTCACTCACAGCCTTCAGTGCACTTCCATGTACTAGATTATGAATGGTACAATATAGGGCAGCTTGCAGCAATCAATAGCGATCGAGTAGTTTGgaaaataactgttgaaaataaCATTGTGTTTGCCAAAATATCTCCTTGGATCCCCTCAATGTTGTAGCCATCACGATTTGTTCACATCAAAGCACGATACTAAATATAATACAGACTTTAGTTTACTGACTGGACATCCTGGATTTAAATGACGTGACCGATACACCATTCACGTATTTCGAGAGATTAAACCTTCCCACCCACTCAGTAATGTATTTTGAAGCGATCAGTTACTCACAGCCTGCGGGACAGAGCGATATATGGGAGGACTTACACTGTACGTCCCCGAGCACTTTAGGAGCATAAAGGACGTGTGCCGTACATCCTCTAGCACTGAAGGGGTTAAGTATCATATAATTTAAGCAAATAGAATTGATGAAACTTTGTTAGGAGTCTAGTATTTTGTGTCATCATACATATTGAAGAAGATAAAAAATTAAGAATTAAGAAAAATTGGACATTTGTTTAGCTTTTAGTAATTTGCGAAGTCATAGTAATTAGGCTTAAGATTTGTAAACTAAACAATTGATATGGGTGAAGaaatttgtaattatttaataCTTTCTGATTATTCTGGGTGCAGGGCTTAGGTGTgttgatatatttattttctttcaaatatCCTCAAACAGACAAAAACTGGTATAATGCCAAAAGTGaacctgttttttatttcatttagttcCTCTAAACAGTCCAGGATACCACCATGGAGACATTCCCCCCTCGTACTACGACAATGAAGACTTCACCCCCTCAAACTGGGAAGACAAGATCATTCGCCAGGCCTTTATCCGCAAGGTGAGTAAGCATGATAGGAATTGTTTTAATTCTGTTAATTACTCCAGTTTCACAGATAACATTTGAACTGATGAATGATTCTGGTTATCTTATGTTTATTTCTGTCAGTATTCAAtaattgatgtaacttaaaaaaagaggatggtgagtaagtagattcaagaaactgcacagagtccttttcttcagtcagttgttaggtttattgaaatatgcagggagtctggtcccaggtacaggacacagaatactcgttcttacaattgttgcatgacattaaatacccttctgcataggtgtctctctcctcctctttctctgacacttaaccaatagaaaaggtacaactcattatcattatgtgtgtgtgtgtgtgtgtgtgtgtgtgtgtgtgtgtgtgtgatctagtgtgaagatctctgaactcagtgcagtcTTCAGACCCTAGTGccccaaaggtccatacatctgttttttgtcatcttccttgttcctatctctagACCCTTTGATCTcagtggcactatctctttggatctctctgaagtcttagagcctggttctttggtccccttgaaaattagctttatgaccccgtcataaaccagctgtattttctaagcaaaaacctgttaactagttttataccccagtggactcccgaagagcaaacttctttcatgtcagggctggagatcaaaggacttgtttatacagccgtgtgctgctggccagccatttgctttgacacaaaataatcttaacttctctaccatattgcagccttcatctatcacagcagtgcttgcatttttggaactaacagttttttctatccaatgttaaatcacttttcagaaaaataacatgaatacagccgtcattcctcatgcatagcaaactgctattcaatacttgtttcatgttttccaacaataaTTATAAACGATGTAATTAAATCATCTGGCCatatttactactactactacgactactaagaagaagaagaagaagaagaagaagaagaagaagaagaattataaAAAATGATTCTAGACAGATTGTAGCAGTAACCAAGAGTCCTTTTTCACAGGAAgctgttttttactttttttccaaTGGGTGGGACAGTGAAGtaaaattaatttataattatttatctgtatttatctttttcattcattattgtatttctgtcaaaTACACAAAGCAGTGCTGAAAAAGAGTGCATTGTTTGGTAGATCATATTTTGTCACTTGTGAAATAAAAGATTGCAGGTGGTTTTGACGTAGGTATTGATGAGCATTGTGGTCTAGATTCAGCATCAAGGTTAAGTTGACACAATACTGTGTTCTAGACCGTTTTTTAAAGTTGTGTATTATtaacattgactttttttttttctgttccaggTGTTCATGGTGTTGACTTTGCAGCTCATGGTAACCTTTGCATTTGTGGCCATGTTCACGTTTGTGGATGAAGCGAAGGTGTTTGTGCGCCATCATCCCTGGACCTACTACGTGTCCTATGTTGTCTTCTTTGTATCTCTCATCGCGCTGAGCTGCTGCGGGGAATTTAGGCGCAAGCACCCATGGAACTTTATTGCCCTGGTATGCTTTTACTtaatttttctgtatttattccTGTTTGGTAAAGGTGGTTCCTGGTAATCTGGTAAAGTGATTTGAAGCTAGGTAAATAAAGCAGTAAAACAGCCCTTTTTATATGGTATCATTTATTAAGTGTTAAATTAAAGTTAAATGGAAAAAGGAAACCATATGACAATCCTGTAAGGTTTGATTCCTTCTTAGATAATAAGTCAGTCTTCAGGTAATTTTCAATcaagagttttattcaggaacaaagcaaatcaaaccTTACAATCCCATATTTCAATTTTAACTTCTAACATGCATTTTGCACTGTGTTAATctggaataaaaaaaacttgctaGAAAACTTTTAAATTTTCACTTACATtttcatatatacagtaccaaAACAGCCAAGTTAGGTTATATATGAAAAGGGTCAGCCCTATAAAGATATCATATATAAGTGGCTAAGTTAATCAAGTCAATCGGTGCAAATTTGGGCCCCCCATTTGTACTGCAGTATGAACTAGTAGcaatatgaataaaaaaaaagtgggggTCAAGTTTGctgtaaagaaaaataattggaaTGGCGCTGAAACAAGTGTGATACAGTAGCTGTGGCAGTTTCCCATAAAGTTTGGTACCACATAGGTATTCACTGTACTTCTGCTCTATAGTTACTGTAGTTTTCCTCCATCCTTTATTCTGACTTGGCTGGAGTAACTACAGTGACTCCCAATATAACTAAAAGCAATGTGTGTGGCAAGTTGTTCTTGTATCAGCAGAACACAGCTAGCACAGCTTGCTCCCTGACACTATAAACTAGCTGTGGCTTaatataggttgatcaaatgtGCCCTTAAGTGACTTTTCAGAAAAACTACCCAAGAAAAAAACTTGTACTGTGGATAGTTGTTTTGGAACAAATTATAAACCAGCAATACAAATGAGATGTCAAAGGTAACCAACACACAACAAGACATCTGTTGTGTTTATgttgtttctaaaataaaaacggAGAACATGGTTATTGACATTTTATAGAAGTTTTTAATTTAGCAGGGATACATTCCAAGGGAAGTTGCTTGGCTTAAGTTTAGGCTTGTTTTAcatccttaaccctttgcggtccattgtcggacctggtctgacattgcaattattcctatccggtccattgttggaccctgtccgacatcatcaatcaatagctgagtgggagcgacaggagccgagacaagccgattaaaaaaaaaaaaaggcgtatctcatgattagtcatacttgccattggcatcccataCAGGCgatcataaggaaacaagctggatgctactgtatcagcgcacagagactatcactgacatttgcagaggttttttgagatgttatagtaataaaataatgacttggattgcattattgaggagtttggtgatacaacgagtgatcaggagatgattgatcggtatgtacgactgttattattattattattattattatttatttcttagcatatgtgaaagcgatagcgaacgaaagggtggggcggggctggagatgcctagtgagtgctttgttgatatgcagggccttttaaacccgtttgactgaaaaaaaatacttttaaacagcgcgtctaaaattaactgcgcgtgaaaataaattggacctgacgtgcacttaataaatggactgcaaagggttaactaaTCGTTCTTCTTTTATGCCATGACTAGTGGGTAGATGTCTTGTGTTCATTCAGTATTTCAAAGTCATGTTCGTACTGCATAACCCTTTTTTGTTTCTCCTCTAGTCTATTCTAACCCTAAGCTTGTCCTACATGGTGGGGATGATTGCAAGCTTCTATGACACGGACTCTGTTATAATGGCAGTGGGGATCACTGCAGTGGTCTGCTTTACTGTGGTCCTGTTCTCTCTGCAGGTATGCATTTGTTGAATTTGATACAAAGTGGCCATTTTCTTGTCTCAAATAGACACCATTAAGATTAAGACACTCTTGTAGCCATCTGCATGCTTATAGctaattgtttgtttttccttttaatatggacatttatttttttctgctattaCCAAAAAGGCATTTTGGATTTTCGTACAAGCCTAGAATCTATACTTTCCAATGCATCTAATTGCAGCAGGAGTTAGTGTCCTTATTCAAGAACCCTTTACCAAGATAAGACTTGACAACTAGTTTGTTCTGATGCACAACAAAGTTTATAATAGTACTCTAAAATAGCCTTAAACACACACAACCCACCCCCACCCTCAAAACCCTTGTTTGTGCACTGAAAaggtcatctttatttatttgtatttatttttttttgcagtcaaaATACGACTTCACCTCCTGTCGAGGTGTGCTGTTTGTGTGCCTCATTGTGCTGATCCTCTTCTCCTTTCTGTGCATCTTCATCCGAAACCGTATCCTGGACATTGTCTATGCCTCTGTGGGAGCCCTTCTCTTTACTTGTGTAAGTgccttttctctgttttttttttttttttttttaaataatgagtgTGGATGTTttttcgttctttttttttttttaaagacagatgttcaaaaaccttttgtTGTTTGGTGAcccctcctttttttaaataaggacCCCAAACTGAACACTGGGGAAAAGTCAAATCACAAACAAGaaagatactgtactgtaatgaatgTAAACGTTTAAGAATAACAATGTCTGAAAGGGCAgtttttgtaagaaaaaaaaacaattcaagtagagtttatgtacagtatattgcctAAAAGTATCACAAGGTATTTCTCTCGCCACCAGTTGGTGAATGGGTGTAAGAATGAATTAAAGTAAAGTTGTCGGGTACATTGATGTACTGTACAGATTAATGGCCTGGAAAATAGTCtttccctatcaagtatgaaatgtaacgattaccgaatgggtattaatcctttaataccgtctaacctgaatagatatatca
This window encodes:
- the grinaa gene encoding glutamate receptor, ionotropic, N-methyl D-aspartate-associated protein 1a (glutamate binding) translates to MSSQEKGYNVPGENNPLQNSVFGFQQPGGFGAPPPSYGPPPPSYGGPTPTYGGPGFAPEAFGQPAFPQGAPGFGQPPYPGQQPPFPQVPFPQMPFPHGPSPYQQGPHQPGFQPKGPSHTDDPSVPLNSPGYHHGDIPPSYYDNEDFTPSNWEDKIIRQAFIRKVFMVLTLQLMVTFAFVAMFTFVDEAKVFVRHHPWTYYVSYVVFFVSLIALSCCGEFRRKHPWNFIALSILTLSLSYMVGMIASFYDTDSVIMAVGITAVVCFTVVLFSLQSKYDFTSCRGVLFVCLIVLILFSFLCIFIRNRILDIVYASVGALLFTCFLAVDTQMLLGNKQLSLSPEEYIFAALNLYTDIVNIFLYILAIIGRSRE